The Helianthus annuus cultivar XRQ/B chromosome 16, HanXRQr2.0-SUNRISE, whole genome shotgun sequence genome includes a window with the following:
- the LOC110919461 gene encoding putative F-box/kelch-repeat protein At1g12870 yields MEKIGMEMVVEEIFSRLPAKAVDRFKILSKYFRKELSTHNFELKHSRRAGNSLKKKLLSLKYESIVVDDIIGGNLELDTSKTITFPYDIHPSYLRIISSFNGLLLVCNERILCELMLWNPTTGRYKLISDDYFNHRFDRNSDTGGMYFDQFDDLKVLHIKCCRNVGTARVYSRRLDSWRKIDFLKDSKLASSSYSWSPATYCGKTIYFMVSNYWFPPGERNIITFDVISESFSVLCFPERMEVNPCQGHFLSISNNLHVIVVGRAVELKADLYKLEHDDWVKVFSFDNPHILDYQARMQRTNIIQDKKWLITSIWGDFVEVDLCNEAFNYLQHVDNYNGPKGALFIETTVSPFEYRL; encoded by the coding sequence ATGGAAAAGATTGGCATGGAAATGGTTGTCGAAGAAATTTTTTCAAGGCTCCCTGCAAAAGCTGTAGATCGATTCAAAATTCTTTCCAAATATTTTCGTAAGGAACTATCGACTCATAATTTTGAGTTGAAGCATTCTCGCCGGGCTGGAAATTCACTAAAAAAGAAATTACTGTCCTTGAAATATGAGTCGATAGTCGTTGACGATATAATAGGTGGTAATTTGGAACTCGATACGAGCAAAACAATAACTTTCCCATACGATATCCACCCTTCCTACTTACGTATTATATCGTCTTTTAACGGTCTGTTGTTGGTTTGCAATGAAAGAATTTTATGTGAGCTTATGCTTTGGAACCCAACAACGGGCCGCTATAAGTTGATATCCGACGACTACTTTAATCATCGTTTTGATCGTAACTCTGATACCGGTGGAATGTACTTTGACCAGTTCGACGATCTCAAAGTGCTTCACATAAAGTGTTGCCGTAACGTTGGTACTGCCCGTGTATACTCACGACGTCTTGACTCTTGGAGAAAAATTGATTTCCTCAAGGATTCTAAACTGGCTTCATCGTCTTATTCATGGTCTCCTGCAACTTATTGCggcaaaaccatatatttcatggtttcaaattattggttTCCTCCTGGGGAGAGGAACATAATTACTTTTGATGTTATTTCTGAATCTTTCAGCGTACTTTGTTTTCCCGAGCGTATGGAAGTCAATCCCTGTCAAGGACATTTTCTAAGCATTTCGAACAACCTACATGTGATTGTCGTTGGACGTGCTGTTGAACTAAAGGCTGATTTGTACAAATTAGAACATGATGATTGGGTCAAGGTTTTTTCTTTTGATAACCCTCACATACTTGATTATCAGGCAAGGATGCAAAGGACAAATATAATTCAAGACAAAAAGTGGTTGATAACAAGTATTTGGGGTGATTTTGTTGAAGTTGACTTGTGCAATGAAGCTTTCAActacctccaacatgttgacaactacaacGGTCCGAAAGGGGCGTTATTTATCGAGACCACCGTTTCTCCATTCGAATATAGATTATGA
- the LOC110919462 gene encoding uncharacterized protein LOC110919462, translated as MYVSLLIVISFDRVEAVIPVVTQDQAKQRRKIRKLLLDKKKSNLAGSSSGSINNNVLTDDSMTIPSVSRIVTREVSVFSEAVIPIVSQDEAKQSRKIRKLLLDNKRCKLHGCPSEDVSNNATTNDLITTHDNSRLRVDILDSKRSDTRHIISFTNINLPASSPTESIPNVISNVTETTPLMPTSNVSCITNNGTQPTNCTPRHISFNLTSFTGTSTMLQNSSLERLSSGKRKLISTPRITSPIPIIDFNTEEIVDQDPFKGLSKDYLDHGDQCVTCEVCNAKLWDAEKGRGRRKDGKMCYFLCCSYGIVELPDYKDARGSYRILFSKKNNESKHFLKNIRRYNSMFAFTSMGGKVDSTVNRGNAPFCFRISGENYHSIGSLMPNNGAQPKFCQLYIYDTENELANRQAIFSRSEDSSSSYSATLDRKLIEHIKDVLDNDNELVKTYRRARDSLQDSPHVNLKLRLIGTRGKDGRRYNLPTAGEIAALIVGDIENVIDNRDIVVETQTGTLKRISELHPSYLALQYPILFPYGDDGYRIDIPHRGVIDVVNKKRPNCTMREFFAYRMQDRINQFSLILNSRRLFQQFLVDAYTMIESERLSYIRYQQKDLRSDTYESLRKLKTHGQDDISKAGKRIFLPSSFTGGARYMMQNYLDAMALCKCFGYPDFFITITCNPKWPEVQRFLKDTNLSPEDRPDILSRLFKIKLDSICKDLKKNHLFGKASAVVYTIEFQKRGLPHAHLCLFMEPESKLPTVDHVDGFICAEIPDRKEDPELFMLVKEYMIHGPYGNARLSSPCMVDRKCSKGFPKDFQDHTTLDSNGFPLYRRRNNGALVVKNKIDLDNRSVAASIKYLFKYINKGPDRATIAVVQSDNQSDEQVQDEIKEYYDCRYISACEASWRIFANEVHYRRPSVMRLPFHLPGQQPVVFGPDEDINYVLNKPSVKSSMFLSWMERNKDPNDTLARTLTYVQFPNFYVWKLDKRVWEPRQRKTAIGRIHSVPPSLGEAYFLRILLNKVRGPTSFDDIKTVNGHVYDTYRDACYALGLLDDDSEYVEAIKEASLSGSASYIRNLFCTMLLSSSLSRPEVVWESSWKYMTDDFLYRLQKYHRVTALSIPEHQLKNYALCEIEKFLLRNNSSLRRFQTMPFPDMSSSGSSDSRLIFEERAYDITHLGNLYDSQLTMLIDEQRSVFEEIMAAVNGDNGGIFFLYGYGGTGKTFLWKTLSAAIRSKGQIVLNVASSGIASLLLDGGRTAHSRFHIPLNLTEDSVCNIKPESDVSKLLHETKLIIWDEAPMVHKHAFEALDRTMNDVFNIDQSLNSDIRFGGKVIVFGGDFRQILPVVPNGGRQEIVNASLSSSYLWSKCKLLRLTRNMRLTVGRSTEEIEEINTFAKWLLDLGEGNVGGPNDGEATIEIPQDLLITDESDPIAGLIDFVYPSILQNINNHNYFSERAILAPKNDVVHEINDRLLSMFPGEEREYLSSDSLCPTEDVNATQQRIYSPDVLNGLKISGLPNHRLVLKVGVPVMLLRNIDQRNGLCNGTRLQVKKLYNRVIEAEIISGANIGTSTYIPRINLIPSDKKIPFAFQRRQFPLSVCFAMTINKSQGQSLSRVGLYLKQPVFSHGQLYVALSRVKTRDGVKLLILDNNGKPTDKTNNVVYKEIFNEL; from the exons ATGTATGTTTCATTATTAATTGTGATATCTTTTGATCGTGTCGAAGCTGTTATCCCCGTTGTTACTCAAGATCAGGCGAAACAGAGGCGTAAAATAAGGAAATTATTGTTGGATAAGAAGAAATCTAATTTAGCTGGATCTTCATCAGGTTCTATCAATAATAATGTCCTAACCGATGATTCGATGACAATTCCGTCTGTTTCGCGTATTGTTACAAGAGAAGTATCGGTTTTCTCAGAAG CTGTTATTCCCATTGTTAGTCAAGATGAGGCAAAACAAAGTCGGAAAATAAGGAAATTATTATTGGATAACAAGAGGTGTAAATTACATGGATGTCCATCAGAAGATGTCAGTAATAATGCCACAACAAATGATTTGATAACAACTCATG aTAACAGCCGATTAAGGGTAGATATTTTGGATAGTAAAAGATCTGATACGAGACACATCATATCATTCACTAATATAAATTTACCGGCTTCTTCTCCAACCGAGTCAATTCCAAATGTCATCTCTAATGTTACCGAAACCACACCATTGATGCCAACAA GTAATGTTAGTTGTATTACTAACAATGGCACTCAACCAACAAACTGTACTCCGCGTCATATTTCTTTTAACCTGACATCATTCACCGGCACCTCCACTATGCTTCAAAATTCATCTTTGGAAAGGTTGTCATCCGGAAAACGAAAGTTAATTAGCACACCACGAATTACATCTCCAATACCAATTATTGATTTCAATACAGAGGAAATTGTAGATCAAGATCCGTTCAAGGGTCTCTCAAAAG ATTATTTGGATCATGGTGACCAATGCGTTACCTGTGAAGTATGTAATGCAAAGTTATGGGACGCAGAAaaaggaagaggaagaagaaaggatGGGAAAATGTGTTATTTCTTATGTTGTTCTTACGGCATAGTAGAGCTTCCAGATTACAAAGATGCCAGAGGAAGTTATCGTATCCTatttagtaaaaaaaataatgaaagcAAGCATTTTTTGAAGAATATTCGGCGTTACAATTCCATGTTTGCATTTACTTCAATGGGTGGTAAGGTTGATTCAACGGTTAATAGAGGCAATGCACCGTTTTGCTTTAGAATAAGTGGAGAAAATTACCATTCAATTGGAAGTCTTATGCCAAACAACGGAGCGCAACCAAAATTTTGCCAACTATACATATATGATACTGAGAACGAACTTGCAAACAGGCAAGCGATATTTAG TCGTTCAGAGGATTCATCGTCTTCTTATTCTGCTACTCTTGATCGTAAGTTAATAGAACATATAAAAGATGTTTTAGATAACGACAATGAGTTGGTCAAAACTTATAGAAGAGCTAGGGATTCTCTTCAAGACAGTCCTCATGTAAATTTGAAGCTTCGCCTAATTGGAACAAGAGGAAAAGATGGTCGGAGGTATAACTTACCAACGGCGGGTGAGATTGCCGCTCTCATTGTTGGAGATATAGAAAATGTAATTGACAATAGAGATATTGTTGTTGAGACTCAAACTGGTACACTGAAGAGAATTAGTGAGTTGCACCCGTCATATCTCGCACTACAGTATCCGATTTTGTTTCCATACGGAGATGATGGCTACCGAATAGATATCCCTCACAGAGGTGTCATTGATGTTGTTAATAAGAAACGTCCAAATTGTACTATGAGAGAGTTCTTTGCTTATCGTATGCAGGATCGGATAAATCAATTTTCGTTAATCTTGAATTCTAGGAGGTTATTCCAGCAGTTCTTGGTTGATGCTTATACTATGATAGAGAGTGAGAGACTTAGCTATATACGATATCAACAGAAAGATCTTAGGTCTGACACATATGAAAGCCTCCGTAAATTAAAAACACATGGTCAAGATGATATATCTAAGGCTGGAAAACGTATCTTCTTGCCATCTTCCTTTACTGGTGGAGCACgatatatgatgcaaaactaTTTAGACGCTATGGCTTTGTGTAAATGCTTTGGTTATCCGGATTTTTTTATAACCATAACATGCAATCCCAAATGGCCAGAAGTACAACGATTTCTCAAAGACACCAATCTCAGTCCGGAAGATAGGCCTGATATCCTCTCCAGATTGTTCAAAATTAAGCTTGATTCAATTTGCAAAGATTTAAAAAAGAATCATCTATTTGGCAAAGCTTCAGCAG TTGTTTACACAATCGAGTTTCAAAAACGTGGTTTGCCTCATGCCCATTTATGCTTATTCATGGAGCCTGAATCGAAATTACCTACGGTGGACCATGTTGATGGATTTATATGCGCAGAAATACCTGACAGAAAGGAAGATCCAGAATTATTCATGCTTGTGAAAGAATATATGATACACGGTCCATATGGTAATGCAAGGTTGAGTTCTCCATGTATGGTTGATAGGAAGTGTTCAAAAGGCTTTCCCAAAGACTTTCAAGATCATACTACACTAGATTCAAACGGCTTTCCTTTATACAGAAGGAGAAACAATGGCGCTTTAGTTGTGAAAAATAAAATTGACCTTGATAACAGAAGTGTG GCCGCTTCGATAAAGTATCTGTTTAAATACATTAATAAAGGACCTGACCGAGCGACTATAGCCGTTGTTCAAAGCGATAATCAATCTGACGAACAAGTACAAGACGAGATAAAAGAGTATTATGATTGTCGATATATTTCAGCTTGCGAAGCATCTTGGAGGATATTTGCCAATGAAGTGCATTATAGACGACCTTCTGTTATGAGACTTCCGTTCCATCTACCTGGCCAACAACCTGTTGTTTTCGGTCCTGATGAGGATATTAACTATGTTCTAAACAAACCATCTGTTAAATCTTCAATGTTTCTCTCATGGATGGAACGTAATAAAGACCCAAATGACACGTTGGCCCGTACACTTACATATGTTCAGTTTCCCAATTTTTATGTTTGGAAGCTTGATAAGCGAGTATGGGAACCTAGACAAAGGAAAACAGCTATTGGCAGGATTCATTCCGTACCTCCGTCACTTGGTGAAGCTTATTTTTTGAGAATTCTTCTTAACAAGGTCAGAGGACCAACATCGTTCGATGACATTAAAACAGTTAATGGTCATGTTTACGATACATATAGAGATGCTTGCTACGCGCTCGGTCTTTTGGATGATGACTCCGAGTATGTGGAGGCAATAAAGGAAGCAAGTTTATCAGGAAGCGCTTCATATATTCGTAATTTATTTTGTACCATGCTGTTATCGAGTAGTCTTTCTAGACCTGAGGTTGTTTGGGAAAGTTCATGGAAATACATGACAGACGATTTTTTATATAGACTTCAGAAATACCATCGAGTTACAG CGTTATCAATTCCGGAGCACCAACTGAAAAACTATGCTTTGTGCGAGATTGAGAAGTTTTTACTGCGAAATAATTCATCCTTGCGAAGATTTCAAACAATGCCATTTCCAGATATGTCGTCTTCAGGCAGTTCAGATAGTCGTTTGATATTTGAGGAGCGGGCGTATGATATAACACATCTTGGAAATCTGTACGATAGTCAGTTGACAATGTTAATTGATGAACAACGCTCTGTCTTTGAAGAAATTATGGCAGCAGTGAATGGTGATAACGGTGGGATTTTTTTCCTTTACGGCTATGGTGGAACAGGTAAAACATTTTTATGGAAGACATTGTCCGCTGCAATTAGATCAAAAGGTCAAATCGTTTTAAATGTGGCTTCAAGTGGAATTGCATCGTTGTTGTTAGATGGTGGCAGGACAGCACATTCCAGGTTTCACATACCTTTGAATCTTACTGAAGACTCTGTATGTAATATAAAACCAGAAAGTGACGTGTCTAAATTACTGCATGAGACGAAATTAATAATTTGGGATGAAGCACCTATGGTACACAAACATGCATTCGAAGCGCTCGATAGAACAATGAATGACGTTTTCAACATCGACCAATCTCTCAATTCAGACATCAGGTTTGGAGGTAAGGTAATTGTTTTTGGTGGCGATTTCAGACAAATATTACCTGTCGTTCCAAACGGTGGAAGACAAGAGATTGTTAATGCCTCCTTATCTTCATCTTACTTGTGGAGTAAATGTAAATTGCTAAGATTAACAAGAAACATGAGGTTAACCGTTGGAAGGTCGAcggaagaaattgaagaaataAACACTTTTGCGAAATGGCTTTTGGATTTGGGTGAGGGTAATGTTGGTGGTCCAAATGATGGGGAAGCAACTATTGAAATACCACAAGATCTTCTGATTACTGATGAATCTGACCCAATTGCAGGTTTAATTGATTTCGTTTATCCATCAATCTtgcaaaacatcaacaaccataaTTATTTTAGTGAGCGTGCTATACTTGCACCGAAGAATGATGTTGTGCATGAGATTAATGACAGGTTGCTATCAATGTTTCCTGGTGAAGAAAGAGAGTATCTTAGCTCTGACAGTCTTTGTCCAACCGAAGATGTAAATGCTACACAACAAAGAATATACTCTCCGGATGTGCTCAATGGACTTAAAATTTCTGGCTTACCAAATCATAGGTTGGTGCTAAAAGTTGGTGTTCCAGTAATGTTATTACGAAATATTGACCAACGGAATGGTTTGTGCAACGGTACAAGGCTACAAGTAAAAAAGTTGTACAACCGTGTAATAGAAGCCGAGATAATATCTGGTGCAAATATTGGTACTTCCACATATATACCTCGGATTAATTTGATCCCTTCTGATAAAAAGATTCCTTTTGCTTTTCAAAGGAGGCAATTTCCACTTTCCGTATGTTTTGCGATGACAATAAACAAAAGTCAAGGGCAGTCGCTTTCTAGAGTTGGTTTGTACCTGAAACAACCCGTCTTCTCTCATGGTCAATTGTATGTTGCTTTATCAAGGGTGAAAACAAGAGATGGGGTCAAACTACTCATACTTGACAACAATGGAAAGCCGACAGATAAAACAAATAATGTTGTTTATAAAGAGATTTTCAACGAATtataa